The DNA region CCTAAATGTTACtcttttcatttcaaaattgtTGTCATTCTAtaatagttttttgtttcaacttagtgttcgtttttgtttttaatattacattgttatttttaatcaagaattattttattttgtctcttgttaaatgaataaaatattaaatcgtTTGAAATTCTAATagtcaaataagaaaaaacataacatatatctatttttaaaacttgtgcaaaaaaatcttaaatgatAACTAATTTGAAGATATCTTAATGCTTTATAAAACCTATTTTTCCTATAAAAGTTacttatgtaaaatttattgaGTGATAGTGGCTTTCagatttgttgatgtgtttcGTAAAATATTCTATCATAAAGCCAAACTAAACCACCAAAATCAATGCAAAGAATTGATCAAAAACATTCTACATAAGATTATAGAATGATGATCATAGAATGGTTTTGATCAATTCTTTGCATTATTTGCATTGATTTTTGTGGTTTCGTTTGGCTTTCTAATAGAATAGTTGACGAAACACATCAATAAATCTGAAAGACACTATCACTCAATGAACTCTTCCACATAAGTAATTTTGTCGGAACAAGAggttttataaaacattaagATATCTTCAAATTAGTTATCATTTCAGATTATTTctcacaattttaaaaaatggacaaatgttatgttttttcttatttgactATTAGAATttcaaactatttaatattttattcatttcataAAGGGTAAATGAAATAATTCTCGATTTAAAATAACAAtgtaaaattgaaattgaaaacgACAACCTAGttgaaacaaaaactaaacataGAATGACAACAATTTTTGAAATGGAAAGAGTAACATTTAGGGTCGGGATCTTGAATGAAACAGATGTTCCACTAAATTAAATCTACGGTGCATTTTCTATTTGGTTCTTTGAAACAACCTCTTCATGAAGTTTCTCATAGAGATCTTCACATTTCTCCAACAACTGCTTTAGGACTTCCATGTCCTTAATCGTTGTTGGATCGACTCTCCACCACGTGTCCTTCTCCACTGGCAGTGTCTCCGCCTCAGCCTTTGCCATGACCATCCCTTTATGTTTCTCCGCATCAGACTTCTCTAAAATACTGTTGTAGACTTTGCAGagttcttccatcttctctttATGTTGAACATCTATGTTCGATTGTTGTAGTAGTGAGGTTGACGAAGAGCCCTCACCGTTGAGAAACCGCTTTGCAATGA from Camelina sativa cultivar DH55 chromosome 3, Cs, whole genome shotgun sequence includes:
- the LOC104779099 gene encoding agamous-like MADS-box protein AGL61, giving the protein MKKIENYVDGTITFYKRKQKIYTKLSELSLLCGADVGFLVYSNSGITYTFGSPSFKIIAKRFLNGEGSSSTSLLQQSNIDVQHKEKMEELCKVYNSILEKSDAEKHKGMVMAKAEAETLPVEKDTWWRVDPTTIKDMEVLKQLLEKCEDLYEKLHEEVVSKNQIENAP